GGAGGACTCAACCAGGGGTGGGCCAAAACTGAGTATCGCGGAGACCGCCCTCGTTCTTATCGAACAGACGGAGCAGTTAACCCTGGCGGCCACCGGCAAAAATAGTTGTCGCTCATCGGCAAAAATAGTTGACGTCCAACACCACGTTGGCAAAAAGCGGCTCGGGCTGGACGACACGACCTATCGCGGAATCATCGCGCGGGTCTGCGGCGGCAAAACTTCGGCTGGCGATCTCGATGAGCGTCAACGTCACGCGCTGCTCGATGAGTTCAAGCGGCTTGGCTTCCAACAAAGCACTTCATACACAACGTCGCTTGACGAGTTTGATGATCGCGAGCCGCAGGCGCGGCTGATCCGGGCATTGTGGGCTGATCTATCAGCGCTCGGAGCGTTGCGCGATCCGAGCGAAAAGGCGTTGCGGCGCTTCGTCAAGCGAGTCGCAAAAGTGGATTCGCTGGCCTGGCTCGGACCGCATGAGGCGAACGCGGTTATTGAGGCGCTCAAACAGTGGAGAAAGCGCGCTGCGGTCACAAGCAGGCTTCGACCGGGCGGCGCGGCGGGCGCTGACAGTTAGAAAAAACGCGCGATCGGGGCGCGAGTAAAAAACAGTCAAGGAGGATTTCGCGGAATGGAGAATCATATCGACACGGGCGGCTCGGGGCATCTTAACGGCAACGGCAAAGGGAAGCATGCTGCCGTGAACATAGCGGTGCCAACGCCGAAGAAGCCGGCGCGCGAGTCAACGAAGCGGCGCCGAAAGGCAAGCAACGCGGGTGATTCGAACGCTATAGGCGTCTTGGGCGACGTTGCGACCAAAGTCGCCGTCACCTCGCACGAGTACTATCGGGCTGCGCGAGAAGAGGCATTATATGCCCGTGTGCAGGCGAGAACCGGAGAGGAATGCACCAATTACGACTACTGCGACAATGTTGCTGAGACAGCGGAGGCCAAAGCGCGGTTCATGCTCGCCCTAATGAGCCTGCATGAATGCTTATCCACGCAGGGGTTGGCCGTCAAAGACGTATATAAGGTCATCATCGACGCTGATGATTGTCGAGGCGCATTCGAACTGTGCGGGGAATGGCATGCCTGCGCAGAGTTGGCCGCCAAAGCCGACAATGATGACTTACCCACGCAGGAGCAGGTTGTCGAGCTGATCGGCAGGACGGAAATCCTGATCGAGCGGATACAGGCGTTCTTCGAGAAAGAGGGCATCCAGCCGGATCATTTTCGACGGTAGGGCGACGTTTTCAAAGGAAAATCAGGTTGAGGTGGGGAGATGGCGGACAAAACGCACAAAAAGACGGGCTGGATGCGGCGGTGGACGCGCTGAACGGCGCTGCAGAGAAGGCCTGGCAGCCGCCGCACAAGCGCGTCGAGGCATTACTCGACCGGCTAATGGTCGGGATCCATCCGTCGCGGCGCGGCGAGGTTGCCGATCTAGTAAATGTCGCGAATCCGCGGATCGTCGAGGCGATCTCGCGCGGCGATGAGCAGACGCTCACTAGTGAAAAAGACAAGCTGGCGCATGCGATTCGCTTCGGTGGATTCAGCAATGCGAAGGTCGAGCCGTCACAGATTGAGATCTGGGAAAAACCCTTCCGCCTTTATGGCTGGGATTCGGGTGAGGTCGGGGTCATCAAGGGCCGTGTCAAACCCGGTATGCAGATTCAGGCGGTGTCCTGGTGGGCGGTGAAGATCGACGGCCACGTGCATAAGCGCGAAGAGATTAGGCTCGGTATGCGCCTGGCGTGGGATAAAGAGACCACAGACCGCGAATTTTTGGAGCGCTATGACGCGCGGAACCCGATTCCGGCGACTTCGACTGTCGAGTTCCAGGCCTCGCGCGATCCTGAAATCAGGGCGGCGCTCGAACGGGTCAGGGCGTCCGGAATGGCCTGATACGAAAGCAACTCACAGAATTTCAGGCCGCGTGCGACTCGCTGATCGGGGCTTTCATGGATGTGAAAAGACCCTTCGAGGCGTCGATCAACACGCTGGGGCGCATTCGCGCACTACCGATCGAATCCGTCGAAATTCTCACGCAGGGCATTAAGGAGTGTAACGCCGCGGCGGCCAGCATCCGCACTCATTTGCTGGGAACCGAGAGCATCGCGGCCTTTGGGAAGCAGTTCCTTGAGCTCGAACGGACGTTACAGCGCCTGATCGAAGGGCAAAAACGATGAGCGCGGCCGCTTGCATCTGCCCGATCACCCCGGACCGGCGAATCACCAAACCATGCGCTTGTCACGCCTCGTCGAGCGTGGCGCGGAGCGCCGCGACTGAACACGCGCCGGAATGGATCGATCTGATTCCAGCCGGCAGCTTTTCGACGCGCGACGGGCGCGGTCCGTTTAAGAACGAACATCCCGACGCGGTGATCGCGGCGACGCGCGAGCTCCGCATGACGGCGGGGCTGCCGATTGACTACGAACACGCCACGGATGTCGCCGCGCCGGAAGGGCGGCCCGCGCCGGCGGCCGGTTGGATCAAAGAGCTGCGGATTGTGCGCGGCGGGATTCAGGGCCGGGTCGAATGGACCCAAGAGGGCGCGCGTAAAGTCGCATCACGTGAGTATCGGTATGTCAGTCCGGTTTTCGAACACGACCAGGGTGGGAACGTTCTATGCCTGTTGCGGGCGGCAGTAACCAATAACCCTAACCTCTATATGCGAGCGATCTCGTCGGCGAGGAACAATCAGATGACTAGTCAATTAACGGCAGTGGAGAAGCAGGTTTGCGCGCAGACCGGGGTTAGCGAGGCAGAGTTTGCAGCGACGAAAGCGACCCGCAATGGCACGACGCGAACGGGTTTGTTCAGCGCCGGAGCGCCGGCTCCGCTGGGAATCTGTAACAACATCACTCACCAGCTTACCGAATACGCAGTTACGCATTCGGTCGGGAATCTGCGCGCCGCGCACGCGTATATGACCAACTTTATCGGGCACGCGGCGGCGCGATTCCTGACGGCGCACGATCTCGAGTTTTGCAAGCAGCATGATATGCCGCTCGCCAAGTTCGCGATCGCCAGGCACGCCCGGATGAGCGGCAAGCCGCTGACTGTTTCGCACGGCCAAGTCGAACGGCAGGCGCTGGCCGATGCGCAGTTTGAAATGAATCAGCAGACCGAACCCTCGGAGCTGCTCAAGCAGGCGAGCGAAGAGATCAGCCAATTCTTGAAAGATCCCGACCATATCGAGTCACTCCATCATCTGGTCAATGCGGAAGCCTACGTCAGCATGGCGATGAAGAAAGTGGGCGCGGTCCGGCAGCAGGCCGGCGGGTACTGACGAACAAATCGGAAACTCAAAAAGGAGACAGCAAGATCGAAAATGGTTGAACCAAAAGCTGACCCGAAAACTAAGGAAATCACGTTGCCTTCGGGGCGTAAGGCGGTGATCCGCGAAGGCTTCGGCCGCGACTTGATGAGGGCGCAGAAAGTCGCGAGGGACGTCGCTGAAATTCCGATGGCATTGGTCGCGCAGCTCGTCGAGATCGACGGCGCGACGATAGTATATGAAGATGTGCTCGAGATGAACCTTGCGGACGTACTCATGCTCCAGGCGCAGGTAATGTCGGGGGATTTCGATTCCCCTCCGCCGCCGACTTTGCCGGCCTAGTTCAGTTTGGCTTTTTAGCCGAGGAACTAGAACGGATGAGTTTCGAGCGATTGACCTATTGGCTGGAAGCCGTGCGGGAGCATCAGGAAGCGGTCAACAAGGAAATCGCGCGGGCGCGTGGAGGGTGACGGGTTTTTCCCGGCGACGGAGTGGCTGAAGCATGGCGATAAAGCTTTTCGAAATTGGCTATCTCATCGCCTTGAAAGGCGTGGCCGCCTTTCACAGCGCCATGGCCAGCGTCACCGGTGATTTTGAAAAAGTGAATGAGGCCGTCAAAAGCACGCAAGCCATGCGAGAGTTTTCTGCGAACCTCGGCATGATGGGCGGCGCCGCAGTCGCGGCGGGCGGTGCGGCGAGCGCGGCATTGTACTCTGTACTCAAGCCCGCGATGGAGTCCAAGGCGGAATGGTCGCGCGTCCAGGAATCCATGAACGATGGCGCCGCGACCATGAAGAACCTGAACGAGGCGCGGGAGACGGCCGAGAAGATCGTGTCGGCGAGCGTCATTAGCGAGACGCAACTCGGCGAGGCCTACTACGTCGCGAGAAGCAACATGATGTCGCACGCCGAGGCGCTCGACGCGATCAGCGCGGCGAATGACCTGGTGGTCGCGACGACGCGCAACGCGGCCGACGCGCAAGCGCAGATGGCTCCGACGACGCGCACGCTGACGACGATGCATCAACTGTTCGGAATGTCCGCGCGGCAGGCCGCCGATCAGATGGCGGCGTTGCAAACGCGATATGCGGAGTTGGATATTTCGGAAGTCACGTATGGTCTCCAGTACGCACAGCCGGTGACCAAACAGACCGGCATGGGCGTATCCCAAATGGAAGCGGCGCTCGCGATGTTGTCAGTCGGCGGCCTGCACGGCCAGGACGCGGGCACGGCCTTCCGCGAGATGATCGCGAAGTTCACGACGGATTCGAAGTTACAGCAGTTTGTCCGGGTAAATAAGCAAGGCGGTTTCGATCTGGCGGCCTCGCTCGACGCACTCAAACAAGCGATGGCCGGGCTTTCGCCGCTTCAGCAGGCGATGGCTCTCAAGGGCTTTGGCTTCAATCTTCGGGATGTGACCGGCGTGAACATCCTGCTCGGCAAGATCGGCGAGCTCCGCGCCGCGACCACAGACCTGGATCATTCCCAAGGTGACGCGGCGAAGCTCTCGACGACCAGAATGTCGGCGGCGGATGAGCAGTGGGCGGAGCTGCTGAATAATCTCGATCTGCTCAGGACAGCGATCGGCGAGAATTTGTTGCCCATCGTGAATCGCTGGATCCCGAAGCTGATAAGCGGGCTTCAGTCGATGCACACCTGGGTCGAAAAGAATCGCGGAACCGTGACCACCTTGCTGAAGGTCATGGCGGGCTTCGCCGCGATCATGATACCGCTCGGCGCGATTGCGGTGCTCTTCGCCGGCCTCAGTTTTGTCGTTTCCTATGTTCCGGGAATGACCGCGCTGGTCGGAGTGATCAGAGGCGCCGGAATCGCGACCAAAGTCTGGACGGCGACGCAGTGGCTGCTGAACGCCGCGATGGATGCGAATCCAGTCGGGCTGGTGATCATCGGGATCGCCGCGCTGATCGGGGTCGTCTATGAGCTTTACAAACACTGGGATATGGTCAAGACGTTCGTGATGAAGATGATTCCTGAGGCGTTTCACTGGGGCGTCAACCTATTGAAAAGCTTCGCGGCGGGCATCGCGAGCGCCGTCATGTATCCCGTGCATGAGGTCGAAAAGCTCGCGGGTAAAATGGGCCGTTTTCTGATCGGGCACAGTCCCGTCCCTGAAGGGCCATTGCATGACCTTAATTTGAGCAAAACGATCGCGATGACCCTTCAGCCGATGCCGGTGCTCGCCGCGATACGGCGGACGGCGGCCGCGATGGCGATCGCGGGGCCGATGATGCTCGGCGGCGCGGGGAGCGCCGGCGCCGGCCTGGCGGGCGTCACGATCAATTACTCGGTCACGATCAACGGCGGCTCGGCGGACGAGTGGGTGAGGTCGGCCAAGCGGCACGCGGACGAGCTCGTCCGTATCATTGATGAGAAGATGTCGCGGCGAGAGCGGAGGAGCTACCGAGATTGATGGGGGGAAGCGAAATGACCTTTCAATCGATTTGCTTGGTCTCTTCAGTGGTCCTTATCGCACTATGCGGTTGGATGAACTTGCGGATCACGAAGCGCCTTTGTCTCGGTCTCAAGGATTTGTCCGAAATAACGACCTCAATACAAACTTTGCCTGCGAACCAGCCGGATGGCGGGAATAAGTGCACGTCGAGCTCCCGCTTATCAACTAGGTAAGACGTGTGAACGAAGGGAAGGGTGGTCGTAGTACCTCGTCCACGCACGTCGAGGTCCATTGCAATCTGCTTGGCAGGCGGCCGATTAGGGTCAAATCTGAGACCTAGGAGAGCGCGTTTGGGCCGTAGCGGCCGAACAGACTGAAAGACTAGGGTCCGTTGAGCCTGATTCATTAAGAGTATATGAAACCACAACGCGTCACCCTCCTCGGTCCAAATTGGTTCGTCGCACTCCAGAATTGGAGCCTCGATCTCGACTTGGTACCGGTAGCTCAACCAGGCGAACAGTGCCGTCGCGCTAGTCGCCACCGCAACGATTATTTCAGCTACATCCACTAACGAGAGACTCGCAAGCCTCAGCCATTAGATAATCAATTCTGGATGCCTTCAAGGATTCGGCTTTGCCGCGTGGATCGTACCTCGCGCGTCGTGTTCTGAATGTGCTCGATGAGATCAAACCATCCGAGCGTTTCCGGCCCTCCTGCATCCTTAAATTAGGCTCGCTAATGGCAGCTCGGGGAGCGGGCACTCGCGATTCCTCATAAATTGCCGCGATCAAACCAAGCTGCCGATCTGATCAAACCAAGGTGCCGCTTACAGTGTGGGCGATCGCCTGAAACTGGCAATCGCCTGCGCTTAGACGTGTCATAAGATGCACGGCGCGATGCGCGCACACGCCTTTATAGCTGTGCAGCATCAATAAATCTAATGTTGGAGAGAGCTTAAGGCGGATGGAATGGTCAGATGGTTTGATCTCATCCGAGGGCGCGAAGGCGAAAACAGAACCGTTGGGCGCGGCTATTCTACTTCAGAGACTCTTCAGCCCTATCGATCGTCGCCACCAGTTCATCAAGTCGCACACGGTAGCTATCGACAAACGC
This region of Candidatus Binataceae bacterium genomic DNA includes:
- a CDS encoding regulatory protein GemA, producing the protein EDSTRGGPKLSIAETALVLIEQTEQLTLAATGKNSCRSSAKIVDVQHHVGKKRLGLDDTTYRGIIARVCGGKTSAGDLDERQRHALLDEFKRLGFQQSTSYTTSLDEFDDREPQARLIRALWADLSALGALRDPSEKALRRFVKRVAKVDSLAWLGPHEANAVIEALKQWRKRAAVTSRLRPGGAAGADS
- a CDS encoding phage protease, with translation MSAAACICPITPDRRITKPCACHASSSVARSAATEHAPEWIDLIPAGSFSTRDGRGPFKNEHPDAVIAATRELRMTAGLPIDYEHATDVAAPEGRPAPAAGWIKELRIVRGGIQGRVEWTQEGARKVASREYRYVSPVFEHDQGGNVLCLLRAAVTNNPNLYMRAISSARNNQMTSQLTAVEKQVCAQTGVSEAEFAATKATRNGTTRTGLFSAGAPAPLGICNNITHQLTEYAVTHSVGNLRAAHAYMTNFIGHAAARFLTAHDLEFCKQHDMPLAKFAIARHARMSGKPLTVSHGQVERQALADAQFEMNQQTEPSELLKQASEEISQFLKDPDHIESLHHLVNAEAYVSMAMKKVGAVRQQAGGY
- a CDS encoding phage tail tape measure protein, whose protein sequence is MAIKLFEIGYLIALKGVAAFHSAMASVTGDFEKVNEAVKSTQAMREFSANLGMMGGAAVAAGGAASAALYSVLKPAMESKAEWSRVQESMNDGAATMKNLNEARETAEKIVSASVISETQLGEAYYVARSNMMSHAEALDAISAANDLVVATTRNAADAQAQMAPTTRTLTTMHQLFGMSARQAADQMAALQTRYAELDISEVTYGLQYAQPVTKQTGMGVSQMEAALAMLSVGGLHGQDAGTAFREMIAKFTTDSKLQQFVRVNKQGGFDLAASLDALKQAMAGLSPLQQAMALKGFGFNLRDVTGVNILLGKIGELRAATTDLDHSQGDAAKLSTTRMSAADEQWAELLNNLDLLRTAIGENLLPIVNRWIPKLISGLQSMHTWVEKNRGTVTTLLKVMAGFAAIMIPLGAIAVLFAGLSFVVSYVPGMTALVGVIRGAGIATKVWTATQWLLNAAMDANPVGLVIIGIAALIGVVYELYKHWDMVKTFVMKMIPEAFHWGVNLLKSFAAGIASAVMYPVHEVEKLAGKMGRFLIGHSPVPEGPLHDLNLSKTIAMTLQPMPVLAAIRRTAAAMAIAGPMMLGGAGSAGAGLAGVTINYSVTINGGSADEWVRSAKRHADELVRIIDEKMSRRERRSYRD